A genome region from Primulina eburnea isolate SZY01 chromosome 9, ASM2296580v1, whole genome shotgun sequence includes the following:
- the LOC140841383 gene encoding probable LRR receptor-like serine/threonine-protein kinase RKF3, translating to MGRLICCVLVLILQLFITTVSAKRALQQSASASTACPMDFGVLRRLAQGDKLLSVDSGAECQYILQGLRLVQSEYLRRSNSFLPPLDSAESCWDSYESLVNDYMPNFNIRQRCGFQTTWIARGCMNITSRVAFESVVPQAALKDVVTACNQSLLNNSPCATCTTALSSLQASYLSGPTDGNVSDCTAYPFIYAAAFANQFGPSDQGTAKCLFNLDFTSSNSSGRTRVIVISVVAAVCGLVLILGFSGFWWLRRKKARDLRQKWKNMRNSGDVRFGLDSISASTNLIRFTFDEIKAATNNFSRQNIVGKGGYGNVYKGVLPDGAEVALKRFKNCSAAGDSNFTHEVEVIASVRHVNLVALRGYCTATTPMEGHQRIIVCDLMKNGSVHDHLFSLSDKKLSWPIRQKIALGTARGLAYLHYGAQPAIIHRDIKASNILLDEKFEPKVADFGLAKFTPEGMTHLSTRVAGTMGYVAPEYALYGQLTERSDVYSFGVVLLELISGKKALMAFNDGQPTLLSDWAWSLVRKGRAMSVAEENMPDLGPPEIIENYVLVAVLCSHPQLYARPTMDQVVKMLDMDVPVPSIPERPISLIANIDHIERSVGRSGSGQLSTPAGYHTYTLDEERPEKERESNENSLDR from the coding sequence ATGGGTCGTTTGATTTGTTGTGTTTTGGTGTTGATTTTACAGCTATTCATCACTACTGTGTCTGCTAAACGGGCCCTCCAGCAAAGCGCCAGTGCTTCGACTGCATGTCCCATGGATTTCGGTGTGCTGAGGCGCCTGGCGCAGGGCGATAAGCTGCTGAGCGTCGATTCCGGCGCTGAGTGCCAGTATATCCTGCAAGGGCTCCGACTCGTCCAGTCAGAGTATCTCCGTCGCAGCAATTCGTTCCTCCCGCCCCTCGATTCGGCCGAGTCGTGCTGGGACTCGTACGAGTCGCTGGTCAATGACTATATGCCCAATTTCAATATCCGCCAGCGCTGCGGCTTTCAAACGACGTGGATCGCTCGCGGATGCATGAACATCACCAGCCGCGTTGCGTTTGAGTCTGTGGTCCCGCAAGCCGCGCTGAAGGACGTAGTTACGGCGTGTAATCAATCGCTGCTCAACAACTCCCCTTGCGCTACGTGCACCACCGCGCTTTCTAGCCTTCAGGCATCTTATCTCTCAGGACCTACGGATGGGAATGTCTCCGATTGCACGGCATATCCTTTTATCTACGCCGCAGCTTTTGCGAATCAGTTTGGGCCTAGTGACCAAGGTACggcaaagtgtttgtttaatCTCGACTTTACATCTTCTAATTCGAGTGGTAGGACGAGAGTGATCGTGATTTCTGTTGTGGCGGCGGTTTGTGGACTCGTATTGATTCTTGGTTTTTCTGGGTTTTGGTGGTTGAGGAGGAAAAAGGCAAGAGATTTGAGGCAAAAGTGGAAGAACATGAGAAATTCTGGTGATGTGCGTTTTGGATTAGATTCCATCAGTGCGAGCACTAATTTGATTAGGTTTACATTTGATGAAATTAAGGCCGCAACTAACAATTTCTCTAGGCAAAATATAGTTGGGAAAGGTGGCTATGGAAATGTTTATAAAGGTGTATTACCAGATGGTGCTGAAGTGGCATTGAAGAGGTTCAAGAATTGCTCCGCTGCTGGAGATTCAAATTTTACGCACGAGGTAGAAGTCATCGCTAGTGTCAGGCATGTAAATTTGGTGGCTTTGAGAGGGTACTGTACTGCCACGACTCCAATGGAAGGGCACCAAAGAATAATTGTATGTGATTTGATGAAAAACGGGAGCGTTCATGATCATTTGTTTTCATTATCGGACAAGAAGTTGAGTTGGCCTATACGCCAGAAGATTGCGCTCGGTACAGCTAGGGGCTTGGCCTATTTGCATTATGGAGCACAGCCTGCTATTATTCACAGGGACATCAAAGCTAGTAACATACTCTTGGATGAGAAGTTCGAGCCCAAGGTTGCGGACTTTGGATTGGCGAAGTTTACTCCAGAGGGAATGACTCACTTGAGTACCAGAGTCGCAGGTACAATGGGATACGTGGCACCCGAGTATGCATTATATGGACAGTTGACGGAGAGGAGCGATGTTTATAGCTTTGGAGTTGTACTTCTTGAATTGATAAGCGGGAAAAAAGCACTCATGGCGTTCAATGATGGACAACCTACCCTTTTATCTGATTGGGCCTGGTCCTTGGTTAGAAAAGGGAGAGCAATGTCCGTTGCCGAAGAGAATATGCCCGATTTGGGCCCTCCAGAGATAATAGAGAATTATGTTTTAGTGGCTGTTCTTTGTTCACACCCTCAGTTGTATGCCAGGCCGACAATGGACCAGGTCGTTAAGATGCTGGACATGGATGTTCCGGTACCTTCAATACCCGAAAGACCAATATCTTTGATTGCAAATATTGATCACATCGAGAGATCGGTGGGCCGTAGTGGATCCGGTCAATTGTCCACCCCTGCTGGTTATCATACTTATACACTTGACGAAGAGCGTCCCGAGAAAGAGAGGGAGAGTAATGAGAACTCCCTTGATAGGTGA